ACTGGCAAAAGAAGCATAGGTTTTTTCGATATTATGCTTCTGCAAAGGTTTCCCTTCTACAGGCATGGCGGCAATATTTTCCGGTACATCAATGTGGACTGCACCGGGTTTTTCAGTTTGCGCTACTTTAAAGGCTTTCCGCACAACTTCTGGTGTAATACTCGGTCGGACAATTTGCTTAGTCCACTTCGTCACCGGGGCAAACATCGCTACCAAATCTAAATATTGATGCGATTCGATGTGCATTCTATCTGTGCCCACTTGCCCGGTAATTGCTACCAAAGGTGCACCATCCAGGTTAGCATCGGCGACACCAGTCATCAAGTTGGTTGCCCCAGGACCAAGTGTAGAAAGACACACCCCAGCTTTTCCGGTCAAGCGTCCGTAGACATCTGCCATAAATGCCGCACCCTGTTCGTGACGGGTGGTGATAAATTGAATGGAAGAATTTTTCAATGCTTCCAAAACGTGCAAATTTTCTTCTCCAGGGAGTCCGAAAACGTATTGCACTCCTTCATTTTCTAAACACTGTACCAGTAGATCCGCTGTATTCATTTAATTAATTCCGTAACTAAGATTTAGGGGCTAGGAGACGGGGAGAGGGGAGGGTGGGGGGAGGGGGAGAAATATGTATCTCCTTGTCCTGCACTCCTGCACTCCTGCACTCCTGCACTCCCCAATCATTTAACCCACACAGTTTTAACATTGACAAACTCGTGTATGCCTTGAATACTCAATTCTCGTCCATATCCAGAACGTTTAATTCCGCCAAAGGGCAGCCTGGGGTCGGATTTTACCATACTGTTGATGAATACGGCACCGGCTTCGATTTCGGAAATTAAGCGATCGCTTTCCCCCTCATTTTGCGTCCAAGCACTTGCACCCAAACCGAAAGGTGTACCGTTAGCGAGCTTAATTGCCGCATCGATATCCCGAACCCGAAATAACATTGCCACGGGTCCGAAAAATTCCTCTTGTGCGGTGGGGCTATCCGTGGGAATATTAGTAAGAATCGTGGGCGGATAGAAGTTACCAGGGCGATCGCTATCAGGTTGTCCACCGATGAGGATTTTTGCCCCACTGTTGAGACTTGCTTGCACTTGTTGGTCTAAATCTTGGAGAATACCGGGAGTTGCCAAAGGTCCTAAGTCATTATCTGGTGACATGGGATCGCCAACTTTTAGCGCTTGGAATTTTTCTAGGAGTAGTTTTTCAAATTTATCGGCGATCGCTTCCACCACAATAAAACGTTTCGCTGCAATACATGATTGCCCGTTATTCAACATCCGCGCTGTAGTCGCTGTTGCAACTGCTGTTTCTAAGTCAGCGCTTTCTAACACGATAAACGGATCGCTTCCGCCTAATTCCAAGACGACCTTTTTAATTTGTTTCCCCGCAGCAGCAGCGAGTGATGCACCTGCGGGTTCGCTTCCGGTCAAGGTGGCAGCTTTCACTCGGTCGTCAGCCATTAAATCTGCTACCTTTGCAGCACCAATTAATAGTGTCTGAAATGCACCTTTGGGAAAACCTGCCCTTTGGATGATATCTTCAATTGCCAAGGCACACTGCGGCACATTAGAAGCGTGTTTCAGCAAGCCGACATTACCCGCCATCAATGCCGGTGCAGCAAAGCGGAATACTTGCCAAAAGGGGAAATTCCACGGCATGACGGCGAGAATTACACCTAATGGTTGATAGCGGACAAAACTACGACTGGCATCGGTTTTTACTTCCACATCGGCGAGAAATTCAGCCGCGTGTTCGGCGTAGTAGCGACAGACAGCGGCGCATTTTTCCACTTCAGAAATGGCAGCTTTATAAGGTTTGCCCATTTCCAAAGTCATTATTTTGGCAAAGTCAGCTTTTTCTTTGTCTAAGATATCAGCCGCTTGTTGCAGAGCGTGCGATCGCTTGCTAAAGTCAGTTTTGCGATACTCATCAAAAGCCAAACCTGCCAAATCCAACTTAGCAGCAATTTCCGCATCAGTTAGCGGCTCAAAAGTTTTCAGTGTTTCCCCTGTAGCGGGATTAATGGTGGCGATCGCCATGACCTGACCTCCCGTTTAAAATAACTTACAGTAGCTTTATAGTCTTACACATAGTAATTACGGCAGCTACCACCCAAATTCTAGTCTCTTAAACAAGGTTTGGTTTCTTGATGTTAAAGTTTCGCAACTTAAACCTAAATAAAATATACAAACTATATCTGTATTTATATTGATTTTTTTTGTGGCAGAATGTCACTTATCTATCGTCTCCAAGCTTTCAACGATGCTTAAGGAGATTGAGAAATCGTGCACAGGACTTACGCAAGATAGGCAAAAGTAATAGTTCTGGTTAATTTTGTGTGAGTCTTGATTTCAATTTCTCAGGTTGGCATCAATGAGAACTGAAAGTGCAGTTTGAGCAAAAGTGGCGCCATCAGGTGATTGTTCAATTGTTGCCATTAAACTTGCGCCGCCAATGAGAAGCAAATACTGCTGCGAAAAAAAGTCTGGATTTTTAATACCCGCTTCTGCTGCTAATCGCATAATAATTTGGCGAATCGATTCCCGTAGATTGATTGAAACCTGATGCGCTTTATGGGAAGCATCAGCAATTTCCAAAACCGCGTTGATAAACGGGCAACCTCGAAAGTTCGGACTAGCGTACCATTCCCGCAGCACATCAAAGGTCGCTAATAACCGTTCTTTAGGCGTATTGCCACGCTCTGATACTGCTGTCTCAAACCAGCATATCCACGCTTGTGCCCGATACTTCATCACTTCTTCGATTAACAGGTCTTTCGACGGAAACCATCGGTACAGCGTTCGTTTGGCAACGCCTGATTCTGCGATAACTTCATTAATACCCACATGCTGAATGCCCTTCTGGTAGAACAGTTCAGATGCCGTTTCGAGGATTTGCTGTCGAGCGTGACTAAATTCAGCGGTCATAGTCAGGTGAGTAGACAAACTTGTCTCTTTTGCCATACAATAACATCTCAACCAGGTAGACAAGCTTGTCTACAAACACACCAATTTAAAGGCAATTACCAGTGGATTTTCCCATTTACACAATCGACACTGCCCCGGAAGCATCTAAAACAGCCTTAGTTCATGCAAAGGAAACGTTTGGGTTTATTCCGAATTTAGAAGGGATTTTTGCCCAAGCCCCTGCATTGCTCAAAGGTTCGATGGCGCTGTGGGATTTATTTGAGGCTACCAGTTTCAGTCTTATCGAACAGCAAGTGATTTACCTGACGGCAAATTATGAACACGAGTGTCACTACTGCATGGCAGCCCATTCTGGTCTAGCAAAAATGATTGGCATGTCTGCTAATGATATTCAAGCGCTCCGCAACGGCACAGCCTTAAGCGATCCGAAATTACAAGCTTTGCGTCATTTTACCCAACGCATGATTCAGATGCGTGGTTGGATTGACGATAAAGAAATTGAGGAATTTTTAGCGGCAGGTTATACCCAACAGCAAGTACTGGAAGTAATTGTTGGAATTGCAATCAAGATTATGCACAATTATACAAATCACATTGCTAAAACACCCCTCGACAGACCGTTTCAACCCTACGTTTGGTCAAAGCCTGCGGTAACAGCGTAAATCACTTTTTAGCAAACTGGAGAGACAATCGCGTTGCGGTCATAGTATGCAATTGTCTCTCAACTGCGATTTGTTTTCAGAGTATAATTCAGCAATAGTATCTAACCACGCTCCTGCTAACAACTTCCCAAATAATGCATCTTTGTCTGATAAACTTTGACTAATCGATTAATGCCTTTAAAACGATAATGTCCCATCTCTTGAAAATCACAGGATTGGGAAAGCATTTTATAAGTAACTTCACTGATGACACATTCACTAGGAGGACAAACAGCCTCCATCCGCGCCGCCAGATTAATAGTTGCGCCCAAAGCAGTATAATCAACTCTTTGAGAACTGCCGACATCGCCAACGACAGCCTTACCGCTGTTAATTGCAATGCGTAATTGTAGCGATTCTTGCCAAAAACCATTGGCGTTAAGCTGTTCGAGACGAGTTAACATACCCTTGGCAGCAGCGACGGCTCTATCTGCATGATCTGATTGCGGTTCCGGTGCGCCAAAAAATGCCATAATACAATCGCCAATATATTTATCTAAAGTGCCGCCCCAGCCAAACACTTCTTGTAGCATTTCTTCAAATAAATTATTCAATAATTGAGCAACTTCTGTTGGTGTAACTCGTTCAGAAATTGCTGTAAAGCCGACTAAATCGGCAAATAAAATGCTAATTTCAGTTTCTACGGGTGCTAAACGACCATTAGGCAATCCTCCCACAGATATCAACTGTTGCACAACTGCGGGAGAATGATAGCGTTCTAATCTATGGCGAATC
This Tolypothrix sp. NIES-4075 DNA region includes the following protein-coding sequences:
- a CDS encoding carboxymuconolactone decarboxylase family protein; this translates as MDFPIYTIDTAPEASKTALVHAKETFGFIPNLEGIFAQAPALLKGSMALWDLFEATSFSLIEQQVIYLTANYEHECHYCMAAHSGLAKMIGMSANDIQALRNGTALSDPKLQALRHFTQRMIQMRGWIDDKEIEEFLAAGYTQQQVLEVIVGIAIKIMHNYTNHIAKTPLDRPFQPYVWSKPAVTA
- a CDS encoding TetR/AcrR family transcriptional regulator yields the protein MTAEFSHARQQILETASELFYQKGIQHVGINEVIAESGVAKRTLYRWFPSKDLLIEEVMKYRAQAWICWFETAVSERGNTPKERLLATFDVLREWYASPNFRGCPFINAVLEIADASHKAHQVSINLRESIRQIIMRLAAEAGIKNPDFFSQQYLLLIGGASLMATIEQSPDGATFAQTALSVLIDANLRN
- a CDS encoding NAD-dependent succinate-semialdehyde dehydrogenase: MAIATINPATGETLKTFEPLTDAEIAAKLDLAGLAFDEYRKTDFSKRSHALQQAADILDKEKADFAKIMTLEMGKPYKAAISEVEKCAAVCRYYAEHAAEFLADVEVKTDASRSFVRYQPLGVILAVMPWNFPFWQVFRFAAPALMAGNVGLLKHASNVPQCALAIEDIIQRAGFPKGAFQTLLIGAAKVADLMADDRVKAATLTGSEPAGASLAAAAGKQIKKVVLELGGSDPFIVLESADLETAVATATTARMLNNGQSCIAAKRFIVVEAIADKFEKLLLEKFQALKVGDPMSPDNDLGPLATPGILQDLDQQVQASLNSGAKILIGGQPDSDRPGNFYPPTILTNIPTDSPTAQEEFFGPVAMLFRVRDIDAAIKLANGTPFGLGASAWTQNEGESDRLISEIEAGAVFINSMVKSDPRLPFGGIKRSGYGRELSIQGIHEFVNVKTVWVK